Proteins encoded within one genomic window of Solea senegalensis isolate Sse05_10M linkage group LG11, IFAPA_SoseM_1, whole genome shotgun sequence:
- the atp5f1e gene encoding ATP synthase subunit epsilon, mitochondrial, giving the protein MVAYWRQAGLSYIRFSSICASAVRAALKPQLRAEAQKAAESNVKVLKPKPVA; this is encoded by the exons ATGGTCGCTTACTGGAGACAGGCTGGCTTAAG CTACATCCGCTTCTCTTCTATCTGCGCCAGCGCGGTGCGCGCTGCGCTGAAGCCACAGCTGAGAGCCGAGGCGCAGAAGGCCGCAGAATCCAATGTCAAAGTCCTCAAACCCAAACCAGTTGCATAG
- the LOC122777904 gene encoding PRELI domain containing protein 3B-like, which yields MKIWSSEHIFNHPWETVTKAAMQKYPNPMNPCVFGVDVLDRSVDTQGRLHSTRLLSTEWGLPAIAKSIIGATRTCIYVQEHSVVDPKEKTFELKSTNITFTNLISVDEKLTYKPHPQNPEKTVLTHESLISVKGVSLSSYLEGLMAKTISVNAGKGREAMEWVIMRLNTEIEELAATARGTMRAPMAAAVAGK from the exons atgaagATCTGGTCGTCAGAGCACATTTTCAA CCACCCATGGGAGACGGTGACAAAGGCAGCAATGCAGAAATACCCCAACCCCATGAACCcctgtgtgtttggtgtggaCGTTCTAGACAGAAGTGTGGACACACAGGGACGATTACACAGCACCAGACTGCTCAGCACAGAGTGGGGACTACCTGCCATTGCCAAGTCT ATCATTGGGGCAACAAGGACATGCATTTATGTTCAGGAGCATTCAGTAGTGGACCCTAAAGAGAAGACCTTTGAGTTAAAATCTACAAAT ATCACATTCACTAACCTGATATCTGTGGACGAGAAGTTGACCTATAAGCCACATCCACAGAATCCGGAAAA aacAGTGCTGACACATGAATCTCTGATCAGTGTGAAAGGTGTCAGTCTGAGCAGCTACCTTGAGGGTCTCATGGCCAAGACCATCTCTGTTAACGCTGGCAAG GGTCGGGAGGCCATGGAGTGGGTCATCATGCGATTAAACACAGAAATCGAGGAGCTGGCAGCGACTGCTCGTGGTACGATGCGTGCTCCCATGGCAGCAGCTGTTGCAGGCAAATGA